One window of Terriglobia bacterium genomic DNA carries:
- a CDS encoding serine hydroxymethyltransferase, which yields MNQAVGETDPEIAEALLAETRRQAEGLELIASENFVSEAVLAALGSVLTNKYAEGYPGKRYYGGCEFVDVAESLAIKRARQLFGCDHANVQPHSGAQANMSVYLTVLKPGDTMLGMNLAHGGHLTHGHPLNFSGKMYNIVPYGVRRDTETIDYDELERLAMEHHPRLIVAGASAYPRIIDFPRLSEIARACGALLMVDIAHIAGMVATGLHPSPVPYADFVTTTTHKTLRGPRGGMVMCKEAFAKDLDRVVFPGVQGGPLMHVIAAKAVAFFEALQPEFRVYIQQVLENARTLAEVLAHNGFRIVSNGTDTHLMLVDVTKKNLTGKQAEKALEAARITVNKNAIPFDTNPPMTASGIRIGTPAVTTRGMKQEEMKRIGALITAVLLEPESEVTRQKVRQDVELLASRFPIYGPRIERYLREHQTA from the coding sequence ATGAACCAGGCAGTCGGAGAGACGGACCCGGAGATTGCCGAAGCGCTGCTGGCAGAGACGCGCCGTCAAGCCGAAGGACTTGAACTGATCGCCTCTGAGAATTTTGTAAGTGAGGCTGTGCTGGCGGCGCTGGGTTCCGTGTTGACCAACAAGTATGCCGAGGGGTATCCGGGGAAACGATATTACGGGGGTTGCGAGTTTGTCGACGTGGCGGAGTCTCTGGCGATCAAGCGCGCCCGGCAGCTGTTTGGCTGCGACCACGCCAATGTCCAACCGCATTCCGGGGCCCAGGCCAATATGTCCGTCTATCTGACGGTCCTGAAACCCGGCGACACCATGCTCGGCATGAATTTGGCGCATGGCGGTCACCTCACGCACGGTCACCCTTTGAATTTCTCCGGAAAGATGTACAACATCGTCCCCTATGGGGTTCGCCGGGACACTGAAACCATCGATTATGACGAACTCGAGCGGCTCGCGATGGAACACCATCCCCGTTTGATTGTGGCGGGAGCCAGCGCGTATCCGCGCATCATTGATTTTCCGCGGTTGAGCGAGATCGCCAGGGCCTGCGGCGCCCTGTTGATGGTGGATATCGCCCACATTGCCGGGATGGTTGCCACCGGCTTGCATCCGTCCCCGGTGCCGTACGCCGACTTCGTGACCACAACCACCCACAAGACCTTGCGCGGCCCCCGGGGCGGCATGGTGATGTGCAAAGAGGCTTTTGCCAAGGATCTCGATCGTGTGGTGTTTCCGGGGGTCCAAGGGGGCCCGCTGATGCATGTCATCGCGGCCAAAGCGGTGGCATTTTTTGAAGCCTTGCAGCCGGAATTTCGTGTCTATATTCAACAGGTGCTGGAGAATGCCCGGACCCTGGCAGAGGTCCTCGCTCATAACGGCTTCCGGATTGTCTCCAATGGAACGGACACCCATTTGATGCTGGTGGATGTGACCAAGAAGAACCTCACGGGGAAGCAGGCGGAAAAGGCCCTTGAGGCAGCCCGGATCACTGTGAACAAGAACGCCATTCCGTTTGATACGAACCCTCCCATGACCGCCAGTGGGATTCGGATTGGGACTCCGGCAGTCACCACGCGGGGCATGAAGCAGGAGGAAATGAAACGCATCGGCGCGCTGATCACCGCGGTCCTTCTCGAACCGGAGAGTGAAGTGACACGCCAGAAGGTCCGTCAGGATGTCGAATTGCTGGCATCCCGGTTCCCGATTTACGGCCCACGAATAGAGAGATATCTGCGTGAGCATCAGACCGCTTGA
- a CDS encoding rhomboid family intramembrane serine protease, with product MNSSRYQTRTLSFGGPMSRGVKWLILANVAAFALRFLVQNVADVPFDMWFGLVPALITARFYGWQFVTYLFVHAGPFHILFNMLVLWMFGCDLERLWGLKKFLQYYFLSGVGAGLCSYLVGPSSVIPTVGASGAIYGLLLAYGILFADRIIYLYFLFPIKAKYFVLIMGALEFYAAIATSGSGVSHTAHLGGMIFGYLYLRRGRWSLGWGEMWARWKLERARRKFTIYLSEVEKEKKADPRNHEDKKTMIQ from the coding sequence ATGAACTCTTCCCGATATCAAACCCGGACCCTCTCGTTCGGAGGCCCGATGAGTCGCGGGGTCAAATGGCTGATCCTCGCGAATGTCGCGGCGTTCGCACTGCGGTTTCTTGTGCAGAACGTGGCGGATGTTCCCTTTGACATGTGGTTTGGTCTGGTTCCGGCGCTGATCACGGCGCGATTCTATGGGTGGCAATTTGTGACCTACCTGTTTGTCCATGCAGGCCCGTTTCACATTCTCTTCAATATGCTGGTCCTGTGGATGTTTGGCTGCGACCTGGAGCGGCTCTGGGGACTGAAGAAATTTCTGCAATATTATTTTCTGTCAGGTGTGGGGGCGGGCCTCTGCAGCTACCTTGTGGGACCGTCCTCCGTGATTCCGACGGTGGGCGCTTCGGGCGCGATCTACGGACTGCTGTTGGCTTATGGCATCTTGTTTGCCGACCGGATCATCTATCTTTATTTCTTGTTTCCCATCAAGGCCAAGTATTTCGTCCTGATTATGGGCGCGCTGGAGTTTTACGCGGCGATCGCCACGTCGGGGTCCGGCGTCTCCCACACCGCCCATCTGGGGGGAATGATATTTGGATATCTCTACCTTCGCCGCGGCCGGTGGTCGCTCGGATGGGGCGAGATGTGGGCCCGCTGGAAGCTCGAACGCGCCCGGCGAAAGTTCACCATCTATCTGAGTGAGGTCGAAAAAGAGAAGAAGGCGGACCCGCGCAATCACGAGGACAAGAAGACGATGATCCAGTGA